A DNA window from Paenibacillus sp. HWE-109 contains the following coding sequences:
- a CDS encoding methyl-accepting chemotaxis protein produces the protein MSFSTSLFGQNQTNNSQVSLRDKDVIRRNFVVFLAIAATTLMIYMSIFTLGASTMDMKMKFTIIFETAILVIYGYLHFSRKLIHYLCYFAIVASGVSTTVQLMANADITNIFSIYYLMIMALIFMRMIPWLISAAWGLFLICYMFVAQKDALHLDPKVAPTYIIYFILISVLMFAALKVSGYMNKSMFEARSQAEQFLALQQEQREKALKQVTLVTEHLQSITKSGEEDGSSFDEMNNAFQDIATGAGDQVDSTISINDSVNHMNGLIKEMSNSIHTLLGKTSEAASLSDQGRGRMELLSDTFAIFTKDIEAVSQDTVSLIERLDETSQFSETIQDIANQTNLLSLNASIEAARAGEHGKGFAVVANEIRKLADMTAKSAIRISEQLQEFTSLSNQTRSRMDQVSQRMHQSNEITGQTKQAFESITDSVTMLKELSTSYGDLMDRISNSSVTISDSTNNLAAISQEASATLEELSATLQSLLINNRKNLDRIKEAEMGLRLVTE, from the coding sequence GTGAGTTTTTCGACAAGCCTATTCGGGCAAAATCAAACTAACAATTCACAGGTATCACTGAGAGACAAGGATGTAATTCGAAGAAATTTTGTTGTGTTTTTAGCGATTGCTGCCACTACATTGATGATTTACATGAGCATTTTCACTTTAGGCGCAAGCACAATGGACATGAAAATGAAATTTACCATTATCTTTGAAACTGCGATTTTAGTGATTTATGGTTATTTGCATTTCAGCAGAAAACTCATCCACTATTTATGTTATTTCGCCATTGTCGCTAGCGGTGTCAGCACGACGGTTCAGCTCATGGCCAATGCCGATATCACCAATATATTCTCCATTTACTATCTGATGATTATGGCGCTTATTTTCATGCGAATGATTCCGTGGCTGATCAGCGCTGCCTGGGGACTTTTCCTTATTTGTTATATGTTTGTAGCCCAAAAAGATGCCCTTCACTTGGATCCCAAGGTTGCCCCGACCTATATCATTTATTTCATCTTAATTAGCGTCTTAATGTTCGCTGCTCTGAAAGTGTCCGGCTATATGAACAAGAGCATGTTCGAGGCTAGGTCACAAGCGGAGCAATTCCTTGCCCTGCAGCAAGAACAGCGGGAGAAGGCATTGAAGCAAGTCACCTTGGTTACTGAGCATTTGCAATCCATTACCAAGTCCGGTGAAGAAGACGGGTCCTCTTTTGATGAAATGAATAATGCTTTCCAAGATATCGCGACAGGCGCAGGCGACCAAGTGGATTCGACCATTTCAATTAATGATTCCGTAAACCACATGAACGGTCTTATCAAAGAGATGTCCAACTCGATTCATACGCTGCTTGGCAAAACAAGTGAAGCCGCCTCCCTATCTGATCAAGGAAGAGGCCGGATGGAGCTGCTTTCTGATACTTTCGCGATCTTTACTAAGGACATTGAAGCTGTCTCGCAAGATACGGTGTCCCTCATTGAACGCTTAGACGAAACCAGTCAATTTAGTGAAACGATCCAAGATATCGCGAATCAAACGAATTTGCTTTCCCTCAATGCCAGCATTGAGGCAGCCAGAGCCGGTGAGCATGGGAAAGGGTTCGCTGTCGTAGCGAATGAAATTAGAAAGCTAGCCGATATGACGGCTAAATCCGCGATTCGCATCTCGGAGCAGCTGCAGGAGTTCACCTCATTGTCCAATCAAACCCGCTCCCGTATGGACCAAGTTTCCCAACGCATGCATCAAAGCAATGAGATCACGGGCCAAACGAAGCAAGCCTTCGAATCGATCACGGATTCCGTTACGATGCTGAAAGAGCTCTCGACGAGCTACGGTGATTTAATGGACCGCATCAGCAACTCATCGGTTACGATTAGCGATTCCACGAACAATCTTGCTGCTATTAGCCAAGAAGCTTCAGCAACACTCGAGGAGTTGTCAGCCACGCTGCAATCCTTGTTGATTAATAATCGTAAGAACCTGGATCGGATTAAAGAAGCTGAGATGGGCTTGCGGTTGGTTACAGAGTAA
- a CDS encoding polysaccharide deacetylase, translating into MRFQVQRAAIWQKRIQITLVVLLLVSLFSYVIPVQAADDANEGQDLYHKLQTGKRLADEKNEKTYETPEQPTVYLTFDDGPSKLTSQVLDILEKEDVKATFFALGEQAKAHPDLVKRIVKEGHTLGNHSYNHVYKELYSDFQTFWDQVQRSEEVFADIADVRPQLVRAPGGTYTNFDAYYYYFLEQAGYTTVDWNVDSGDSKRAHVPVNEIWQTVKNSPLEHEITVLFHDGTGHESTVEVLPQVIAYYKKLGYAFAPLTTQVKPKQFSLGKPKWSRNMSLSHFQALLKETQQYAVAHLPQPDSSQLEAEQQLIQQTKVAREETARILSAQSAIPLEVHISGGSSFTLEPTEYQLCANRIELPLRFLIEKIGGDVQWQAETKTANAHYGVYDLEYDLSARSIRLYTLGTLSASYSLADMELLEGKIIVPLRKTIDLLGGRITDSVIEPSRREVSMTFRQFYLFKETSSLVKNSLFAMGG; encoded by the coding sequence ATGCGCTTTCAGGTACAACGTGCAGCCATTTGGCAGAAACGAATTCAAATTACGTTAGTAGTTCTATTACTAGTCTCTCTCTTTTCCTATGTGATCCCAGTGCAAGCTGCCGACGATGCGAATGAGGGGCAAGATCTTTATCACAAACTGCAAACAGGCAAGCGACTTGCGGATGAGAAGAATGAGAAGACGTATGAAACACCGGAGCAGCCAACCGTATATTTGACGTTTGATGATGGTCCGAGCAAGCTGACCTCGCAAGTATTGGATATTTTGGAGAAAGAGGATGTGAAAGCTACGTTTTTCGCACTTGGCGAACAGGCGAAAGCGCATCCGGATTTGGTCAAAAGAATTGTGAAAGAAGGACATACCCTAGGCAATCATTCCTATAATCATGTATATAAAGAGCTCTATAGCGATTTTCAAACGTTTTGGGATCAAGTGCAGCGCAGCGAAGAGGTATTCGCAGATATCGCGGATGTGCGGCCGCAACTGGTTCGTGCTCCAGGGGGGACCTATACGAATTTCGATGCCTATTACTACTACTTCCTGGAACAAGCAGGTTACACAACCGTGGATTGGAATGTAGATAGCGGCGATTCCAAAAGAGCGCATGTCCCCGTTAATGAAATTTGGCAAACCGTGAAAAATTCGCCGCTTGAGCATGAGATCACCGTTTTATTCCATGATGGCACCGGGCATGAATCGACAGTAGAGGTATTGCCGCAAGTCATCGCTTATTATAAAAAGTTAGGCTACGCCTTCGCTCCGCTTACGACGCAAGTGAAGCCTAAGCAATTCTCACTCGGGAAACCGAAGTGGTCAAGGAACATGAGCCTGTCGCACTTTCAAGCGCTCCTGAAGGAAACGCAGCAGTATGCTGTAGCTCATCTGCCTCAGCCCGATTCAAGCCAGCTAGAAGCGGAGCAGCAGCTTATCCAACAGACCAAGGTGGCGAGGGAAGAAACGGCGCGAATCTTATCCGCACAATCGGCTATACCTCTGGAGGTCCATATCTCGGGAGGCAGCAGCTTCACTTTGGAGCCGACAGAGTATCAGTTGTGCGCGAATCGGATTGAATTGCCGCTGCGTTTTCTCATTGAGAAAATAGGGGGGGATGTCCAGTGGCAGGCAGAGACGAAGACGGCTAACGCGCATTATGGGGTCTATGATCTGGAATATGATTTATCGGCTCGAAGCATCAGGCTATATACGTTGGGGACGCTTTCTGCTTCCTATTCTTTGGCGGACATGGAACTGCTGGAAGGGAAAATTATTGTGCCGTTGCGCAAAACGATAGATTTGTTAGGCGGTCGAATTACAGATTCTGTCATTGAACCAAGCAGACGCGAAGTGTCAATGACTTTCCGCCAGTTCTATTTATTCAAAGAGACTAGCAGTCTTGTAAAAAACTCTCTCTTTGCCATGGGGGGATAA
- a CDS encoding AAA family ATPase: MASETRIFDQPQPLVERMIMNVEKVIVGKRETIEQAFIAMLSGGHLLLEDVPGVGKTMLVRALAKTIGCEFKRIQCTPDLLPSDVTGVSVFNAKSGDFEFRPGPLMTPIVLADECNRTSPKTQSAFLEAMEEKRVTIDGISYELPKPFVLLATQNPVDYEGTYALPEAQMDRFMMRLTLGYPTAEQEILMLDRFQDRQPLDHLKPVIVQDEFVQLQKEAATVHVDNTLKEFIVRLAVATRAHADLYLGASPRASYALMRASQTSAYMKGRSFVVPDDIKNLVLPVWAHRLLLTSEARMTGKSADTILSGLIAALQTPVLRYVSSK; the protein is encoded by the coding sequence ATGGCGTCAGAAACCCGGATATTCGATCAGCCACAGCCTCTTGTGGAACGGATGATCATGAACGTAGAGAAAGTTATTGTTGGCAAAAGAGAAACGATTGAACAGGCTTTCATTGCCATGCTGAGCGGCGGCCACCTCTTGCTGGAGGACGTGCCGGGTGTGGGCAAAACGATGCTCGTGCGCGCTTTGGCTAAGACGATTGGTTGCGAGTTTAAGAGAATTCAGTGTACCCCGGATTTATTGCCTTCGGATGTGACAGGGGTGTCCGTGTTTAATGCGAAATCAGGGGATTTTGAATTTCGTCCTGGTCCTTTAATGACGCCAATTGTATTGGCAGATGAATGCAACCGCACCTCTCCTAAGACGCAATCGGCTTTCTTGGAGGCGATGGAGGAGAAGCGGGTAACGATTGACGGGATTAGTTATGAGTTGCCCAAACCCTTCGTTCTGCTGGCAACGCAAAATCCGGTCGATTACGAAGGGACTTACGCGCTGCCGGAAGCGCAGATGGATCGTTTCATGATGAGGCTGACGCTTGGCTATCCAACTGCGGAGCAGGAAATTCTGATGCTGGATCGGTTTCAGGATCGCCAGCCCTTGGATCATCTGAAGCCGGTAATCGTACAGGATGAGTTCGTTCAGCTGCAAAAAGAAGCCGCAACGGTTCATGTCGATAACACGTTAAAAGAATTCATTGTCCGTCTTGCCGTAGCGACGAGAGCTCATGCTGATTTGTACTTGGGCGCAAGTCCAAGAGCTTCCTATGCGCTGATGCGCGCTTCCCAAACATCCGCTTACATGAAGGGCAGAAGTTTTGTAGTGCCCGACGATATTAAAAATCTAGTGCTTCCTGTCTGGGCGCATCGACTTCTACTGACCTCAGAAGCTCGTATGACCGGCAAATCGGCTGATACGATTTTGTCCGGTTTGATTGCAGCGTTGCAAACTCCTGTTCTTCGTTATGTTTCTTCGAAGTAG
- a CDS encoding DUF58 domain-containing protein: MKSWGKSLLLMVGCVLAVCLAYWQGGFAAWYLGICLLLIWLQAGLFYVFALQGLTVSRHLSSEVLLSGEEVKVRLGVKYRARMPLPWIVMRENWVHEGSGAKLSYSKLLFPWFQSELVLHYKITGLMRGVYRFAGFEAVSGDLFGFAIRKVHRDDLHRCLVYPRPASLDRSVMMFQAEDGEVPAARGPKSETPLVSGVREYVSGDPYHRIHWKSTARLSRLMVKDPEQASSAKRMLLLDAAPAAGPAEAAQPLLEKGVALAAGFFEAAAGGRESCGFASSSNSRRIAPTIRPDLPLAYEVLASVGGKPALSFPDLVRKEAAALPLDTSMLCITSTLDLALVRAIADSGTKRRSVHVIYVHARPSLSVAEREGASQLQAAGCSFTEVPHPLSQWPKQGGVADATA; this comes from the coding sequence ATGAAAAGCTGGGGTAAATCATTGCTGCTCATGGTTGGGTGTGTGCTCGCTGTTTGTTTGGCCTATTGGCAGGGCGGATTCGCCGCTTGGTATTTGGGAATTTGTTTGCTGCTGATTTGGCTGCAAGCTGGCCTATTTTACGTGTTTGCGCTGCAAGGATTGACGGTCAGCAGACACCTGTCCAGTGAAGTACTCCTTTCGGGGGAGGAAGTAAAGGTTCGATTAGGCGTCAAGTATCGGGCGCGCATGCCCTTGCCTTGGATTGTCATGCGGGAGAATTGGGTCCATGAAGGAAGCGGAGCGAAATTGAGTTACAGCAAGCTGCTGTTCCCGTGGTTTCAATCTGAATTAGTGCTGCATTACAAAATAACCGGTCTGATGCGCGGCGTGTATCGTTTCGCGGGTTTTGAGGCCGTATCCGGTGATTTGTTTGGTTTTGCTATTCGCAAAGTTCATCGCGATGATCTGCATCGGTGTTTGGTTTATCCGCGGCCCGCTAGCTTGGACCGATCGGTCATGATGTTCCAGGCCGAGGATGGCGAGGTGCCTGCTGCCCGCGGCCCCAAATCCGAGACGCCGCTGGTCAGCGGCGTGCGTGAGTATGTCAGCGGTGATCCCTATCACCGCATCCACTGGAAGTCCACAGCCCGGCTAAGCCGGCTGATGGTCAAAGACCCCGAGCAAGCCTCATCCGCGAAGCGGATGCTGCTGCTCGATGCCGCGCCTGCGGCGGGTCCAGCGGAGGCGGCGCAGCCGCTGCTGGAGAAGGGCGTTGCCCTTGCGGCGGGCTTCTTCGAAGCCGCGGCGGGCGGGCGCGAGAGCTGCGGCTTCGCCAGCAGCTCGAACAGCCGGCGAATCGCTCCGACGATTCGCCCTGATCTGCCGCTCGCGTACGAAGTACTCGCGAGCGTGGGCGGCAAGCCCGCCCTGAGCTTTCCTGACCTCGTCAGGAAAGAAGCGGCGGCCTTGCCGCTGGATACGTCGATGCTGTGCATCACATCGACGCTGGATTTGGCGCTGGTGCGCGCGATCGCAGATAGCGGCACCAAGCGCCGGTCCGTGCACGTGATCTACGTGCACGCGCGGCCCTCTCTCTCGGTCGCCGAGAGAGAAGGGGCTTCTCAGCTGCAGGCCGCAGGCTGCAGCTTCACGGAAGTGCCGCATCCGCTGAGCCAGTGGCCCAAGCAAGGGGGTGTTGCGGATGCAACCGCTTGA
- a CDS encoding transglutaminase-like domain-containing protein gives MQPLEPRRAGAPSHASRPAAIPSRPIFRASAIPQASLTTPSTFFRDCLISLLLFLLISEWLRPLAWMADADIQTGPILVVFGICIAIDCCKVPLVWAWMSKVVVIVLFIGFMFDRNGFLSGAWVIDLVSMLSQDIGHLARAHFDLISGQLRTLLFLLGWSLLISVVQALMLQRQHSLWFVGTTLIYLVLLQLMLGADTVPGIMRTIGYGLFLLALLNLSRIEQTYGFASVRPGSFFQWLAVSFVFVAALAGAGWFSAKQAEPTHLMKPVSWGYLYDRMFELYNGDMAASTAIAKSGYGQDDSSLGGPLQVDTTTVFTAKTSELTYWRGESKNVYDGKGWTQTSVTPEPLRSNEAAGTNRVITQEVLWSDKSPSKQLFLGGKLQGIDMLLTEKGKPLSPDFLLVSAASGKISLPEIMDSLSYYKVTVQPVQVDPILLSTDTTSYPAGLASEYLQLPASLPRTVRSLAEQVTASSPTPFAKAVAIEQYLSHTYPYSLGKSTHPSRNEDFVSHFLFVDQTGYCDHFSTSMVVMLRSVGVSARWVKGFAPGTLLKGSEDEQLKEVAVGNQDAHSWVEVYFPSAGWVPFEPTPGFSGMSSDNPQEILTTEAMARSEMTASLANITKPNRFTANPREWLQTTKETLIHIANRYQQVFMILIGCCFLFAGLVLLLRRKGYLYAGRLHVPFYINRPSDSHPLIPYMDRLWMQLFRKYGLKSKDQTIREYIGALKSLRPAQQQALLSFAQIYESVRYDSAHSLPYSKREITAIWKAIQKTH, from the coding sequence ATGCAACCGCTTGAACCGCGCCGCGCAGGCGCTCCTTCACACGCTTCCCGCCCCGCCGCCATCCCATCACGTCCAATCTTCCGGGCAAGCGCGATTCCGCAAGCATCTCTAACCACACCAAGCACGTTCTTCCGCGACTGCCTTATCTCACTGCTGCTTTTTCTGCTCATCTCGGAATGGCTTCGCCCATTGGCTTGGATGGCAGACGCTGACATCCAGACCGGCCCGATTCTAGTCGTGTTCGGGATTTGCATCGCGATAGATTGCTGCAAAGTTCCACTGGTCTGGGCATGGATGTCCAAAGTCGTGGTCATCGTGCTTTTCATAGGATTTATGTTTGATCGCAACGGGTTTCTGAGCGGAGCATGGGTCATCGATTTGGTGAGCATGCTTTCTCAGGATATCGGACACCTTGCGCGAGCTCATTTTGACCTCATCAGCGGTCAGTTGCGCACGTTGTTGTTTCTGCTCGGCTGGTCGCTGTTGATTTCCGTAGTGCAGGCGCTTATGCTGCAAAGGCAACACAGCCTGTGGTTTGTCGGGACAACCCTTATCTATTTGGTGCTGCTGCAATTAATGTTAGGTGCGGATACGGTACCGGGGATTATGCGCACCATCGGCTATGGCTTATTTCTTCTGGCCCTGCTCAACCTCTCGCGAATTGAACAAACCTATGGGTTTGCATCTGTACGCCCAGGCAGCTTCTTTCAATGGCTTGCTGTGAGTTTCGTCTTTGTTGCTGCACTTGCTGGTGCGGGTTGGTTCTCCGCGAAACAGGCGGAGCCAACTCATTTAATGAAACCAGTTAGTTGGGGTTATCTATATGATCGTATGTTCGAGTTATACAATGGTGATATGGCAGCTAGCACGGCAATAGCCAAATCTGGGTACGGGCAGGACGATTCCTCCCTCGGAGGTCCACTCCAGGTGGACACGACAACCGTATTTACAGCCAAAACCTCCGAATTAACGTACTGGCGGGGAGAATCCAAAAACGTTTACGACGGCAAAGGTTGGACCCAAACCAGTGTTACACCGGAACCGCTCAGATCGAATGAGGCAGCGGGTACGAACCGGGTGATTACACAGGAAGTATTATGGAGCGACAAATCGCCGAGTAAACAACTATTCCTTGGTGGGAAACTGCAGGGCATCGACATGCTCTTAACCGAGAAAGGAAAACCGCTGTCACCGGATTTCTTGCTGGTGTCCGCCGCTTCAGGCAAAATATCTCTTCCGGAGATCATGGATTCCTTATCGTATTACAAAGTCACCGTCCAACCCGTGCAAGTTGATCCGATTCTGCTAAGTACAGATACAACCAGCTATCCGGCTGGACTTGCAAGTGAGTATCTACAACTTCCGGCTTCCTTGCCGCGGACCGTACGCAGTTTGGCTGAGCAGGTGACAGCGAGCAGTCCGACGCCATTTGCCAAAGCCGTAGCGATTGAACAGTATTTGAGCCACACCTATCCCTATAGTTTGGGAAAATCGACGCATCCCAGCCGCAATGAGGATTTCGTCAGCCACTTCCTATTCGTTGATCAAACGGGGTATTGTGATCATTTTTCAACTTCAATGGTCGTCATGCTTCGTTCCGTAGGTGTTTCGGCCCGTTGGGTCAAAGGATTTGCGCCCGGTACGCTGCTGAAGGGAAGCGAGGATGAACAGCTCAAGGAAGTGGCGGTCGGCAATCAGGATGCGCACTCGTGGGTAGAGGTGTACTTTCCCTCCGCTGGGTGGGTGCCTTTTGAACCTACGCCGGGTTTCTCAGGGATGTCTTCGGATAATCCACAAGAGATTTTGACGACGGAGGCCATGGCTCGATCTGAAATGACAGCCTCTCTGGCCAACATCACGAAACCGAACCGATTTACAGCAAATCCGCGTGAATGGCTTCAAACAACGAAGGAGACACTTATTCATATCGCCAATAGGTATCAGCAAGTATTCATGATCCTCATCGGCTGCTGCTTCTTATTTGCGGGTCTTGTTCTACTGCTCAGGCGAAAAGGTTATCTGTATGCTGGACGGCTCCATGTTCCCTTTTACATAAACAGGCCATCTGATTCCCATCCCTTGATCCCTTATATGGATCGATTATGGATGCAATTGTTTCGCAAGTATGGCCTGAAATCCAAAGATCAAACGATCCGTGAGTATATCGGAGCCTTGAAATCCCTTCGTCCTGCCCAGCAGCAAGCCTTATTGTCGTTTGCCCAGATCTACGAAAGCGTGCGTTATGATTCCGCTCATTCGCTGCCCTATTCGAAGCGGGAAATCACGGCAATTTGGAAAGCCATTCAAAAGACACATTAA
- the guaA gene encoding glutamine-hydrolyzing GMP synthase, whose amino-acid sequence MSKPSEMIVVLDFGGQYNQLIARRIRDLGVYSELLPHNTTVDKIRELQPKGIVFSGGPASVYGEGAPAVDSAIFDLGIPILGICYGMQLIAHQLNGKVERAHTREYGKADLSFSNESPLVKGLDAKQTVWMSHGDHVSVLPDGFVIEASTDSLPIAAMSNRERNIHAVQFHPEVRHSLQGNEMIHNFIYGVCGCEGDWTMSSFVEDMIKELRQEVGDKKVLCALSGGVDSSVVAILLHKAIGAQLTCMFIDHGLLRQGEAESVMDTFVGKFDMKVVKIDARDRFLGKLAGVDDPEQKRKIIGTEFIRVFEEESAQFDDFTFLAQGTLYTDIVESGTATAQTIKSHHNVGGLPKDMKFKLIEPLKTLFKDEVRKVGEECGLPSAIVWRQPFPGPGLAIRVLGEVTEDKLKIVRESDAILRDEIAKAGLDREIWQYFTALPGMKSVGVMGDARTYSYTVGIRAVTSIDGMTADWARIPWDVLEKISVRIVNEVENVNRIVYDITSKPPATIEWE is encoded by the coding sequence ATGAGTAAACCGAGTGAAATGATCGTCGTTTTAGATTTTGGAGGCCAATATAACCAACTGATTGCCAGACGGATTCGTGATTTGGGCGTATACAGCGAATTGCTGCCGCATAATACCACGGTTGACAAAATTCGTGAGCTTCAGCCTAAGGGGATTGTGTTCTCAGGCGGTCCGGCAAGTGTATACGGAGAAGGAGCTCCAGCTGTAGATTCAGCCATTTTCGATTTGGGCATTCCGATTTTGGGGATTTGCTACGGCATGCAGCTGATTGCTCACCAACTGAACGGTAAAGTAGAACGCGCGCATACGCGTGAATACGGCAAAGCAGATCTTTCCTTTTCGAACGAAAGCCCGCTGGTTAAAGGTCTGGATGCGAAGCAAACGGTCTGGATGAGTCACGGTGACCACGTTTCCGTTCTTCCGGATGGCTTCGTGATCGAAGCGAGCACGGATTCCCTGCCGATTGCGGCTATGAGCAACCGTGAGCGCAACATTCACGCAGTTCAATTCCACCCGGAAGTTCGTCACTCCCTGCAAGGGAACGAAATGATCCATAACTTCATCTATGGCGTTTGCGGTTGCGAAGGCGACTGGACGATGTCCTCTTTCGTGGAAGATATGATCAAAGAGCTTCGTCAAGAGGTTGGCGACAAGAAAGTGCTATGCGCACTTAGCGGCGGCGTAGATTCATCCGTTGTAGCTATTTTGCTGCATAAAGCTATTGGTGCCCAACTGACGTGTATGTTCATTGATCATGGCTTGCTGCGTCAAGGCGAGGCAGAGAGCGTTATGGACACATTTGTCGGTAAATTCGATATGAAAGTGGTTAAAATCGATGCGCGTGACCGTTTCCTCGGCAAGCTTGCCGGTGTGGACGATCCGGAACAAAAGCGTAAAATCATCGGCACGGAGTTCATCCGTGTATTCGAAGAAGAGTCCGCTCAATTCGACGACTTCACGTTCTTGGCGCAAGGCACGCTTTACACGGATATCGTAGAGAGCGGTACAGCGACGGCTCAAACGATCAAATCCCATCATAATGTCGGCGGCCTGCCGAAAGATATGAAGTTCAAGCTGATCGAGCCGCTCAAAACTTTGTTCAAAGACGAAGTGCGCAAAGTCGGCGAAGAGTGCGGTCTTCCTTCCGCGATCGTCTGGAGACAACCTTTCCCAGGTCCGGGTCTAGCGATTCGTGTGCTTGGCGAAGTAACCGAGGACAAGCTGAAAATCGTCCGCGAATCCGATGCCATCCTGCGCGATGAAATCGCCAAAGCTGGCTTGGACCGTGAGATCTGGCAGTACTTCACAGCCCTTCCTGGCATGAAAAGCGTCGGCGTTATGGGCGATGCCAGAACATACTCCTACACCGTAGGCATTCGCGCCGTAACTTCCATCGACGGAATGACAGCCGACTGGGCGCGTATTCCGTGGGATGTGCTGGAGAAAATCTCGGTTCGTATCGTGAACGAAGTTGAGAATGTAAACCGTATTGTGTACGACATTACGTCGAAGCCGCCTGCTACGATTGAGTGGGAATAG
- a CDS encoding NCS2 family permease, with protein sequence MDRFFKLKQNGTTVRTEIMAGITTFMTMAYILAVNPDVLSAFKSGATGGDWTSIFLATAIAAGVMTIAMGLFVNFPVALAPGMGLNAYFATIILTSQGKFTFSMALTAVFISGIIFIILTVTKVRQMLLVAVPDSLKHAITVGIGLFIAMIGFKNSGILSVAVESGKDLKAHQYTDVLSFETIFHLGSLHDKGVILTIIGILLISVFMVLRLRGAILIGILATTVIGYFMGLVNLSTLTSADTTWVPDLSKLRFADFDFAGIMTTGIVSVIATFTFVELFDTFGTMVGTANRAGMMKNKEEGNKRVGKAMFVDAIGVSGGALVGTSTVTAFVESAAGVAEGGRTGLTAVTTGVCFLLALFLAPIAMLIPGSATAAALIVVGVLMVQSIREIDFQDFVIAIPAFLTIVLMPFTYNIANGISFGIVTYVVLATASNISGKSSTRYPIHWLMWVLAILVVARYVFIGSQG encoded by the coding sequence ATGGATCGCTTTTTTAAACTGAAACAAAACGGTACGACCGTAAGAACAGAAATCATGGCGGGGATTACTACGTTCATGACGATGGCTTACATCCTAGCAGTAAACCCGGACGTGCTTAGTGCTTTTAAATCGGGGGCTACCGGCGGTGACTGGACTTCGATTTTCTTGGCTACAGCGATTGCGGCGGGTGTAATGACCATTGCGATGGGATTGTTCGTTAATTTTCCTGTAGCGTTAGCTCCGGGAATGGGCCTCAATGCTTATTTCGCAACGATTATTTTAACTTCGCAAGGAAAGTTTACGTTTTCGATGGCTCTAACCGCCGTATTTATTTCGGGGATTATTTTTATCATATTAACGGTTACGAAAGTTCGGCAGATGCTTCTCGTGGCTGTACCGGACAGTTTGAAACACGCGATTACTGTAGGTATTGGGTTGTTTATCGCGATGATTGGTTTTAAAAACAGCGGCATCCTAAGCGTTGCAGTAGAAAGCGGCAAAGATCTGAAAGCTCATCAATATACCGATGTTCTTTCTTTTGAAACAATCTTCCATTTGGGTTCCTTGCATGATAAGGGTGTTATTTTAACGATCATCGGAATCTTGTTGATTTCCGTCTTTATGGTGCTTCGTCTTCGTGGAGCGATTTTGATCGGTATTTTGGCGACTACGGTGATTGGTTATTTCATGGGTCTGGTTAACTTGAGTACGCTGACTAGTGCAGATACGACCTGGGTTCCGGATTTGTCCAAGCTTCGTTTTGCGGATTTTGATTTTGCTGGCATCATGACAACAGGGATTGTCTCGGTAATTGCTACTTTTACGTTTGTTGAGCTTTTTGATACCTTCGGTACGATGGTTGGAACAGCTAACCGTGCAGGGATGATGAAGAACAAAGAAGAAGGCAATAAACGTGTAGGTAAAGCAATGTTCGTAGATGCTATCGGTGTTAGCGGCGGTGCCTTAGTTGGAACAAGTACAGTGACAGCTTTCGTTGAAAGTGCTGCGGGTGTAGCAGAGGGTGGCCGTACCGGACTTACGGCTGTTACGACTGGCGTGTGCTTCTTGCTTGCTTTGTTCTTGGCTCCGATTGCAATGTTAATTCCAGGTTCCGCTACAGCGGCTGCTTTGATCGTGGTTGGTGTGCTTATGGTACAATCCATCCGTGAGATTGATTTCCAAGACTTCGTCATTGCAATTCCGGCTTTCCTTACAATTGTATTGATGCCTTTCACTTATAATATTGCGAATGGGATTTCCTTCGGTATTGTGACGTACGTCGTTCTTGCAACAGCTTCTAATATAAGTGGCAAAAGCTCGACGCGCTATCCGATCCATTGGTTAATGTGGGTTCTTGCTATTCTAGTAGTAGCTCGGTATGTCTTTATAGGAAGTCAAGGTTAA